One window of Solwaraspora sp. WMMA2056 genomic DNA carries:
- the eccD gene encoding type VII secretion integral membrane protein EccD, which yields MSVRLAKITVCGPRRRLDLALPAHVPVAEWLPEVLRRAGDGLADEGERHGGWLLCRTDGTPVSATRPLPQQGVRDGEVLHLVPGDTFWPEPEHDDLADLVAATSRRRRTPWSGQTTRRYAGAAAAAWLAGGWLLLVRSNGPDLAELAVAVTVAVAVAGVLADRVWRNPVAGLTLGAGALPYAFAAGLLLAGDGGPVGTDPHGWPSAGAVLAAHLAMLVAAPLIALGVTTGRSIFAAATTVGLLGSLAAAVALAGAGAAGAAALTLALVGCGTGLLPRLAVRIGRLPVTSPATGPSDATAAGATTPGATTADRSAPDADAVAHGVVRAEQVLTGMLVGSAVLAAVASAVLVWRGGVAGLVLLGTAAVALPLRGRMFVVARQRVPLQAAGLTAGVLLVFVGLPAYLPLPATVFVALAAVLALTTAAAGGRYATRAPSPYLGRAADVLDTLAVVSLIPVAGAVLGLYRWATGLLG from the coding sequence GTGAGCGTACGTCTGGCGAAGATCACCGTCTGCGGGCCGCGACGTCGGCTGGACCTGGCGCTGCCGGCCCACGTGCCGGTCGCCGAATGGCTGCCGGAGGTGCTGCGTCGCGCCGGCGACGGGCTGGCCGACGAGGGCGAGCGGCACGGCGGTTGGCTGCTGTGCCGCACGGACGGTACGCCGGTCAGCGCCACTCGGCCACTGCCGCAGCAGGGGGTACGCGACGGCGAGGTGCTGCACCTGGTGCCCGGCGACACCTTCTGGCCGGAGCCGGAACACGACGACCTGGCGGACCTGGTCGCGGCGACCTCCCGCCGCCGGCGCACGCCGTGGTCCGGGCAGACCACCCGGCGCTACGCCGGCGCGGCGGCGGCTGCCTGGCTCGCCGGCGGCTGGCTGCTGCTGGTCCGCTCCAACGGTCCCGACCTGGCGGAGCTGGCGGTGGCCGTCACCGTGGCGGTGGCGGTCGCCGGGGTGCTCGCCGACCGGGTGTGGCGCAATCCGGTGGCGGGCCTGACGCTGGGCGCGGGCGCTCTGCCGTACGCCTTCGCCGCCGGCCTGCTGCTCGCCGGGGACGGCGGACCGGTCGGCACCGACCCGCACGGTTGGCCGAGCGCCGGGGCGGTACTCGCCGCTCACCTGGCGATGCTGGTGGCCGCGCCGCTGATCGCACTCGGCGTGACCACCGGCCGGTCGATCTTCGCCGCCGCGACCACCGTCGGTCTGCTCGGCAGCCTGGCAGCGGCGGTGGCGCTCGCTGGCGCGGGAGCGGCCGGTGCGGCCGCTCTGACGCTGGCCCTCGTCGGCTGCGGAACCGGTCTGCTGCCCCGACTCGCGGTCCGGATCGGGCGGCTGCCGGTGACCAGCCCGGCGACCGGCCCGAGTGACGCGACCGCAGCCGGGGCGACCACACCCGGGGCGACCACCGCCGACAGGTCCGCTCCGGACGCGGACGCGGTGGCACATGGCGTGGTCCGCGCCGAACAGGTGCTCACCGGGATGCTGGTCGGGTCCGCCGTCCTGGCCGCCGTCGCGAGCGCCGTCCTGGTGTGGCGCGGCGGCGTGGCCGGTCTGGTTCTGCTCGGGACGGCGGCGGTGGCGTTGCCGCTGCGCGGCCGGATGTTCGTCGTCGCCCGTCAGCGGGTGCCGTTGCAGGCAGCGGGGCTCACGGCAGGGGTGCTGCTGGTGTTCGTCGGTCTCCCGGCGTACCTGCCGTTGCCGGCGACCGTTTTCGTCGCGCTCGCGGCCGTACTCGCGCTGACCACGGCGGCGGCCGGCGGCCGGTACGCCACCCGGGCCCCGTCGCCGTACCTCGGTCGGGCGGCGGACGTGCTGGACACGCTGGCGGTGGTGTCGTTGATCCCGGTCGCCGGTGCGGTGCTGGGCCTGTACCGGTGGGCCACCGGCCTGCTCGGCTGA
- a CDS encoding inorganic diphosphatase, giving the protein MDFDVTVEIPKGHRNKYEVDHATGRIRLDRTLFTSTQYPADYGFIEGTLGQDDDPLDALVLVPEPTFPGCLIRCRAIGMFRMKDEKGADDKVLCVPYEDPRQEHLRDIHHLGEFDRLEIQHFFVVYKDLEPGKSVEGATWVGRVEAEAEIQASFRRREAALERGEAAH; this is encoded by the coding sequence ATGGATTTCGACGTGACGGTTGAGATCCCCAAGGGTCACCGGAACAAATATGAGGTCGATCATGCGACCGGCCGGATCCGGCTGGACCGTACGTTGTTCACCTCGACGCAGTACCCGGCAGACTACGGTTTCATCGAGGGAACCCTTGGGCAGGACGACGATCCACTGGACGCACTGGTACTCGTACCGGAACCCACCTTCCCAGGATGCCTCATCCGATGCCGGGCGATCGGCATGTTCCGGATGAAAGACGAAAAAGGCGCCGACGACAAGGTCCTCTGCGTGCCGTACGAGGACCCGCGCCAGGAGCACCTGCGCGACATCCACCACCTCGGCGAGTTCGACCGGCTGGAGATCCAGCACTTCTTCGTGGTCTACAAGGACCTCGAGCCGGGCAAGTCGGTCGAAGGTGCGACCTGGGTCGGGCGGGTCGAGGCCGAGGCCGAGATCCAGGCGTCGTTCCGGCGGCGTGAGGCCGCCCTGGAACGCGGCGAGGCAGCCCACTGA
- a CDS encoding zinc-dependent metalloprotease, translating into MAQFVDWDLAAATAGALSKSGPKATLDEATQVVDDLRRLTDEAAGHVVAYTGLQAQVAHPPVRVVDRRDWAAANIAGLRDVITPLVTRAAGDRQPGALTDAIGSRVTGVQAGTVLSYLSGRVLGQYEVFSGDPGQLLLVAPNIVEVERKLQADPRDFRLWVCLHEVTHRTQFTAVPWMRGHFLGQVQAFVDASQAGGDNIVERIRRGVGTLSDAIRDPQSRASVLDIVQTPAQRAVLDRLTALMTLLEGHAEFVMDGVGPEVIPTVEQIRAGFNRRREAGNPLEKAIRRLLGVEVKMRQYAEGRKFVHGVVERVGMAGFNKIFDSPLTLPRLEELGDPDAWVARVHGPVSGSPPTVA; encoded by the coding sequence ATGGCGCAGTTCGTGGACTGGGATCTGGCCGCCGCTACCGCTGGCGCGCTGAGCAAGTCGGGGCCGAAGGCTACCTTGGACGAGGCGACCCAGGTCGTCGACGACCTCCGGCGACTCACCGACGAAGCGGCCGGGCACGTCGTCGCGTACACCGGGTTGCAGGCCCAGGTCGCGCACCCCCCGGTGCGGGTGGTCGACCGGCGGGACTGGGCGGCGGCGAACATCGCCGGGCTGCGCGACGTGATCACCCCGCTGGTGACCCGGGCCGCCGGGGACCGCCAGCCCGGTGCGCTGACCGACGCGATCGGCTCGCGGGTGACCGGCGTCCAGGCCGGTACGGTGCTCAGCTACCTGTCCGGACGGGTGCTCGGCCAGTACGAGGTCTTCTCCGGTGACCCCGGCCAGCTGCTGCTGGTCGCGCCGAACATCGTCGAGGTCGAGCGGAAACTGCAGGCCGACCCCCGGGACTTCCGGCTCTGGGTCTGCCTGCACGAGGTGACGCACCGGACCCAGTTCACGGCGGTGCCGTGGATGCGGGGGCACTTCCTCGGCCAGGTGCAGGCCTTCGTCGACGCCTCCCAGGCCGGCGGCGACAACATCGTCGAGCGGATTCGACGGGGCGTCGGCACACTGTCCGACGCCATCCGCGATCCGCAGAGCCGGGCCAGCGTGCTCGACATCGTCCAGACCCCGGCCCAGCGGGCCGTCCTGGACCGGCTGACCGCGTTGATGACCCTGCTGGAGGGGCACGCCGAGTTCGTCATGGACGGCGTCGGGCCGGAGGTGATCCCGACCGTGGAGCAGATCCGGGCCGGCTTCAACCGGCGCCGCGAGGCGGGCAACCCGTTGGAGAAGGCGATCCGTCGGCTGCTCGGCGTGGAGGTCAAGATGCGCCAGTACGCCGAGGGCCGCAAGTTCGTCCACGGCGTCGTCGAGCGGGTCGGCATGGCCGGTTTCAACAAGATCTTCGACTCGCCGTTGACCCTGCCCCGGCTGGAGGAGCTCGGCGACCCCGACGCGTGGGTTGCCCGGGTGCACGGCCCGGTGTCCGGTTCGCCGCCCACGGTTGCCTGA
- the dacB gene encoding D-alanyl-D-alanine carboxypeptidase/D-alanyl-D-alanine-endopeptidase, with product MGREDSHSGKTAGEADPSGREPDISPQGKVVDAESDNLAGGDPPEDGPADAPASPAVVTADEVTAAVPEPVPEPEREPESESTVTPEPVAEPGAVVPEPVVGPEPVVVPEPVVVPEPVAESEPVVGPEPVAEPEPARRPVTGRAVVPSNTPPRPHRGQAVVPVRATASAPQPPAAAPPSESVLAAESASPSVAAPEQPVAVPERAAVESEQPVAVPEQPVAVPEQPAAGPEPTGAGVGRRRAMLLAAAIVGAFLLVSGTSVAVLRPGPVAGWFGAQPDPTPSPSGDPTPGPVLAAMAADAPVPDQTALATELTAALASSGLGGRVHVSVQDMATGSVLFSQQPDMMTMPASTTKLVTAATVLATVGPTHRIATRVVAGSAPGEVVLVGGGDPTLAIDGTGFYPTAARLDELAAATRTALGATPVARVVIDASLFSGPAFGSGWDDDIPTGGYAAAITALMVDGGRTDPKAGKGWAPRSSAPDLAAGRAFARALGLPAEAVTSAPAGYAEQLAGSTGQPTGSTGAVAGAPATSAAGTGTDATTQTAGTGAPSQTAGTGDPAVRPGTELARVESPPMISLVETMLADSDNVVAEALARQVAIARGEPASYAGAAAAMDAVLADLGLPAEQSELFDGSGLSRTNRMSPRLLTELTVLAGSGSRPELAGIFAGLPVAAWSGTLQGRYRATAAPQRAGAGVVRAKTGSLSGVNSLAGTVTTADGRLLAFAVLADAVPLYIDQAQEALDRIAATLAGCGCR from the coding sequence GTGGGGAGGGAAGATTCACACTCGGGTAAGACCGCCGGTGAGGCCGACCCGTCGGGCCGGGAGCCCGACATCTCGCCGCAGGGCAAGGTGGTCGATGCGGAGAGTGACAATCTGGCTGGTGGTGATCCGCCCGAGGACGGTCCGGCCGACGCGCCGGCCTCGCCGGCCGTGGTCACCGCCGACGAGGTGACCGCAGCCGTACCCGAGCCCGTACCGGAACCCGAGCGCGAGCCGGAGTCGGAGTCGACAGTCACGCCGGAGCCGGTTGCTGAGCCCGGCGCGGTCGTACCTGAGCCGGTCGTCGGGCCCGAGCCGGTCGTCGTACCTGAGCCGGTCGTCGTACCTGAGCCGGTCGCTGAGTCCGAGCCGGTTGTCGGGCCCGAGCCGGTCGCTGAGCCCGAGCCGGCGCGGCGGCCGGTGACCGGGCGGGCCGTCGTACCGTCGAACACCCCGCCCCGGCCGCATCGTGGTCAGGCCGTCGTACCGGTGCGCGCCACCGCGTCAGCGCCGCAGCCGCCAGCAGCAGCGCCTCCGTCTGAGTCCGTGCTTGCGGCCGAGTCCGCATCGCCGTCGGTGGCCGCGCCGGAGCAGCCTGTGGCCGTACCCGAGCGTGCTGCGGTCGAGTCCGAGCAGCCTGTGGCCGTACCCGAGCAGCCTGTGGCCGTACCCGAGCAGCCTGCAGCCGGGCCCGAGCCGACCGGCGCTGGGGTCGGTCGCCGGCGGGCCATGTTGCTGGCCGCCGCGATCGTCGGTGCCTTCCTGCTGGTGAGTGGTACGTCGGTCGCCGTGCTGCGACCGGGGCCGGTGGCCGGCTGGTTCGGTGCCCAACCCGATCCCACCCCCAGCCCGTCAGGCGATCCGACGCCCGGGCCGGTGCTGGCCGCGATGGCGGCGGACGCACCGGTGCCGGACCAGACGGCGCTGGCGACGGAGCTCACCGCGGCACTCGCCTCGTCCGGACTCGGCGGTCGGGTGCATGTCTCCGTCCAGGACATGGCGACCGGGTCGGTGCTGTTCAGCCAGCAGCCGGACATGATGACCATGCCGGCGTCGACCACGAAACTGGTCACTGCGGCGACCGTGCTGGCCACGGTCGGCCCGACCCACCGGATCGCCACCCGGGTGGTCGCGGGGTCGGCTCCCGGTGAGGTCGTGCTGGTCGGTGGCGGTGACCCGACCCTGGCGATCGACGGGACCGGGTTCTACCCGACGGCGGCGCGACTCGACGAGCTGGCGGCCGCCACCCGTACGGCGCTCGGGGCGACCCCGGTCGCCAGGGTCGTCATCGACGCGTCGCTGTTCTCCGGTCCGGCGTTCGGGTCCGGCTGGGACGACGACATCCCCACCGGCGGGTACGCCGCGGCGATCACCGCGTTGATGGTCGACGGCGGCCGGACCGACCCGAAGGCAGGCAAGGGGTGGGCACCCCGCTCGTCGGCACCGGATCTGGCGGCCGGCCGGGCCTTCGCCCGGGCCCTGGGCCTGCCGGCGGAGGCGGTGACCAGCGCACCTGCGGGCTACGCCGAGCAGCTCGCCGGATCGACCGGGCAGCCGACGGGCAGCACCGGGGCGGTCGCGGGCGCCCCGGCCACCTCGGCGGCGGGGACCGGCACCGACGCGACCACGCAGACCGCCGGCACCGGCGCGCCCTCGCAGACCGCCGGCACCGGCGACCCGGCGGTGCGTCCCGGCACCGAACTCGCCCGGGTCGAGTCGCCGCCGATGATCAGCCTGGTGGAGACCATGCTGGCCGACAGCGACAACGTCGTGGCGGAGGCGCTGGCCCGACAGGTCGCCATCGCCCGGGGCGAACCCGCGTCGTACGCGGGCGCGGCGGCCGCGATGGACGCCGTACTGGCTGATCTCGGCCTGCCGGCCGAACAGAGCGAGCTGTTCGACGGCAGCGGCCTGTCGCGGACCAACCGCATGTCGCCCCGCCTGCTGACCGAGTTGACGGTGCTGGCGGGCAGCGGCAGCCGTCCCGAGCTGGCCGGGATATTCGCCGGACTGCCGGTCGCCGCGTGGTCCGGAACGCTGCAGGGCCGGTACCGGGCGACGGCCGCGCCGCAGCGGGCCGGCGCCGGCGTGGTGCGGGCCAAGACCGGCTCGTTGTCCGGGGTGAACTCACTGGCGGGGACGGTCACGACCGCCGATGGCCGGTTGTTGGCGTTCGCGGTGCTGGCCGACGCGGTGCCGCTCTACATCGACCAGGCCCAGGAGGCGCTGGACCGGATCGCGGCGACCCTGGCGGGCTGCGGTTGCCGCTGA